DNA sequence from the Moorena sp. SIOASIH genome:
ATTGGTAGCAATCATGAAAAACCACAAGATTTGTTTGACCGGGTATTTAACAACCCGTTTAAAAAAATTCTCCGTAACAAGTTTTTTCGTATTCAAGATGATAGTAAACAACTAGAGTTAACTAATCTCAATCAACAAGCTGAATATAATCCGATTTTGGGAAGGATATTGGCTGCTCTTCGATTGAATGTTAATCAATTAATTAACATTTTACGAGCAATTTGGGGAGAGGATAATACTGTTGAGTTAACCGTTGAAAATTTATCCCTGCTTTTCCGCACCAGCAAAATATTGCGATTACTGGGATTAAATAGTGAAGACTATCAAGTTTTATTGAGTTTCCTTGGCATAGAATCAATCAGTTCTCTTTCTATTGACCAATTTATCCAAATTACTGAGCTAGAAGAATGGGTTAAGTCATCTCAAATTAAGATTGATGAACTAGATTACATTCTTACTGGTAAACTTAGCTCCCATCTTGATATCGGATATTCGGAATCTGATATTACTGAGGGAATGAAATCATTATGGCAGTTAGCTGTTGATTCACTTATCAAACCCTCTGATTTTATCGGTGAAGAAATTGACGAGCCAAAATCATTAGAGATATTTCAAAAGTTATTAGAACATAATTACATTCAGGAAGTTACCAGCAATTACTATAATTTTGCCAAAATTAGCCTTGACGAGAAAATTGCAATTGTCCTGAATAGCGAAATCAAAAATGATCCGGAATTAATACAGGAAATCAGAAATCTCATAAATGACGAGAATCAGCTAGACGAAAATAAGCTTGAGAAGCAAATACAATATTTGCTTGAAATAATTCACAAAGCTGATGATAAACAGAAAGAAGAACTAAAACAGATTGCTTCATTTTTTTCTATTGAAGTTGATTTAGCCGTCAGTTTACTTGATTTTGCTTCTATTGCTACCCAGACTCCTGATTATGTTAGCTTTCTCCTTACTCCGGTGCAACAAGAACAAGAATGGTCGGAGATTGTTAAATTTTTTAAAGTTCTGTCAAGAATACTTATACTGACTCAGAAACTAGAACTTACTCCTACTGAACTTAAGTGCATCGCAGACAATAAAACAGCTTTCGGAATTGACGAACTATCCCAGTTAAGCATAAACAACATCCAAACAATTAATCGCTTTAAAGGATTAATTGCAGCTTTCAATGACGAAAAGGATAAATTTGTTGAATATTTTGCCTCTGTCTCTGGAAATGGAGAAACTAATCACATTGAGGAGCTTGCTAAGATTACTGGTTGGAAGTCCGAACAGATTTCTCTACTGGTTTCCCCACCAGAAAACCAAGAAAACAATCAGTTAAATCTTGTAGATCTTGGCAGGGATTTACACAAAACAGTTGAAGGCATCACCAAACTGAAACAGTGCTTTAACTTAAGTCACCACCTGGGAGTAAATATTTCTTGGTTTACTAACTTACTGAACCTGGAAAACTTGCCTGTTGTAGGAGAATCAGAAAATTGGGAACTCTATCAAGATGCTTCTCAGGCAGTTAGGCAAGTTGCCAAAGCTAAATATGATGATGAGGAATGGGTTAAAGTTAGCGAAAAACTTGAAGGTGAACTGAGCGAACGCAAGCGAGATGTACTAACAGCTTGGATATTATGGAAACAGAACTATGATAATTTGCGCCATCTTTCTCAAGAACTACTAATTGATGTAGAAACCTCCAGTGAAGTCTCGATTTCCATCATCAAAGAAGCAACTCTCGCCATTCAAACGTATTTACATCGCTGCAAAATGGGATTAGAACCAGGGGTAAATCAACTCGATATTCCCGAAAATTGGTGGCAATGGATGATGAATTACCGGGTTTGGGAAGCAAATCGTAAAGTATTCTTGTATCCCGAAAATTATCTCGATCCTAGTCTGCGTAAGATAAAAAGCCCGATTTATAAAGAACTTGAAGAGGAGTTACTACAATCAGAAATCACTCAGGAATCGGTAGAAAAAGCCTACCAAAACTATTTTGAGAAATTTACCGAAATTGCACAACTCAAACCAGCAGGGGGCTATCGCTGCACTGTAGAGAATAATTCTGAAGCGCAAGACACCTTATACTTATTTGGTCGCACTGCCACTGAACCCTATACCTATTATTACCGCGAGTTCATCAATCCCAAGGCGAAGAACCCAACCTGGAAAGCTTGGGATAAAATTGATTTGGTTATCAACTCTGAATACATTAAGGCAACCTATGCCTTTCACAAGCTGTTTATCTTTTGGGTAGAAGTCGTTCAAACAAAAAAAACAAAACAAAAAGGTAACAACCTGGAATTCGAGACTGAAACGGAAACTAAAGCCAGTATTAAGTATTCATTTCAGAAATTTGGTAAACAATGGATACAACCCCAAACCTTAGCCAAAGATATTATCATTGAAAACTACGAAAAACTTAATGAAAACCTGTGGCGTAAAGTAACGGCGCTGCCCATACCGGCTAATGATTCAGAGCCAGAAAAAATCCTAACCCTATTTGGAGATTTATTTGAGGAGGATGAATCTTATAGTACTCAAGACGAAAACCAGGGCATCTCTTTGACCATCGATTTGCTGCAAGAGAAAACAAATGTGAACTTGCAGCAATTACCCTCTAATGCTTTTCCCAGCAGATTACCAGTAATATCCAACAGTCAGTTGGAGGTGATCGCAACAGATAATGTTTTGTATGATAACTATGCTGACTATGCTGACGACTCCACAGAGCGTAACTTAATGAGGCAGAGGCAAAGGAAAGGACTGGTGGGATACTGGCCAATGAATGAGGGTAGTGGGAATGTGATCCACGATCGCGCAGGCCACAACAATGGGACTTTAGAAGGAAATCCCCAATGGAAAACAGCTAATGATTTTCCTGGTAATCCCTCCATAAATGTGCTGGAATTTGATGGAGAAGATGATTATGTCAAAATTGCCAATAAATCCTATTTTGATATTATAACCGATGCTATTACTATCTCGATATGGATTAAAGTTAATAGTTTTACGAAAAAGTGGCAAGCCATTATTACTAAAGGAGATGATAGTTGGCGCTTACATCGTTCTGGTAATTCAAATAAACTAAAATTTACCATTGATGGCATAGGAGGAGTTGAGAGTATAAGGGATATTAATGATCAAAAGTGGCATCATGTTGTAGGGTTTTATGACGGGAAAAAACTGAAAATTTATATCGATGGTGAGCTTGATAATTCTACTACTGAGAGTGGCACAATACCTAATAACAATTACAATGTTATGATTGGTGAAAATGATAAGGAAAAAGGAAGATACTTTCATGGACAAATTGCTGAAGTCAGCATTTGGAATGTAGCTCTTAGTGCCGAGCAACTCTTTAATAATATTCCATCCATCCCATTAATAACAAAAAATATATCTAAGTCCCATGGATCCGTCAGTGCGATTGAGAATCAACCAGGTTGGTTCACTTTTGATAACGGAGACGAGGCTTTTTTGGCTATTCCTCAGAAAGCGAATGGTTTCACACAGATCGACAATAGCTTAAAGGCAGTTACTCAAAATGGTACAATCACGCTATCCTATGATACTTCTGACGATCCTTCTGATAGTTCTAGTCAATCTGAGCTAAAATATACCTTCACCAGACTAACCACCACCACTATTCGACAATTAAGTCAAAAAATGTTTATCGGGGGTTTGGATAATTTACTGACCCTCGATTCACAACTAACTCCTGAATTAAATTTCCATCGCTTCTCTCCTACCGATTTTGTTATTTATCCTCACAGCAAGCGATTAGATTTTAATGGATCTTTAGGAATTTACTTCTGGGAAATATTTTTCCACATTCCCTTTTTAGTCGCTAATACCTTAAACTCCAACCAGCGCTTTGAAGAAGCTCAGAAATGGTATCACTACATTTTTAATCCTACATCTCCTAAAGAGCTGGTGGCAGACAAGCCAACCCATGAAGGAAGTAACGATCGCTTTTGGCATTACCTGCCATTCCGGGGCAATATCCTGCAAAAACTCCAAGAGTATTTAACTAACGATGCTGCGATCAAA
Encoded proteins:
- a CDS encoding neuraminidase-like domain-containing protein, whose amino-acid sequence is MSTTQESDNAALSHDIPSYQEMFGDLDYIDCEHCGSIFSAAAYIVDLMRIVDQYITEPYQDSISQAGGLTLNQRRPDLAEIELTCENTNSFIHNLQIINRILEARVKTALGSEDALLSLGTITYPFTLPFHFPQEQIRSYLGHLKTKLGTIYKTFDVNELAVAREYIGLSLEDYNLITSSQTNEEELRELYGIENLDNLTNVETFLKQTGLSRTELPELLEQNLHKTELEAGLAHNFYINQVLDDNQAVQFKQITAQEADNGVIPTIENLTTATLDRIHRFIRLSKKLNWSFTDLDWVLTSINATHPQPRPGGEPTEIDEDAIKKIAKIKQLQTKYKLPLDVLCSFWHEMKTIGIGSNHEKPQDLFDRVFNNPFKKILRNKFFRIQDDSKQLELTNLNQQAEYNPILGRILAALRLNVNQLINILRAIWGEDNTVELTVENLSLLFRTSKILRLLGLNSEDYQVLLSFLGIESISSLSIDQFIQITELEEWVKSSQIKIDELDYILTGKLSSHLDIGYSESDITEGMKSLWQLAVDSLIKPSDFIGEEIDEPKSLEIFQKLLEHNYIQEVTSNYYNFAKISLDEKIAIVLNSEIKNDPELIQEIRNLINDENQLDENKLEKQIQYLLEIIHKADDKQKEELKQIASFFSIEVDLAVSLLDFASIATQTPDYVSFLLTPVQQEQEWSEIVKFFKVLSRILILTQKLELTPTELKCIADNKTAFGIDELSQLSINNIQTINRFKGLIAAFNDEKDKFVEYFASVSGNGETNHIEELAKITGWKSEQISLLVSPPENQENNQLNLVDLGRDLHKTVEGITKLKQCFNLSHHLGVNISWFTNLLNLENLPVVGESENWELYQDASQAVRQVAKAKYDDEEWVKVSEKLEGELSERKRDVLTAWILWKQNYDNLRHLSQELLIDVETSSEVSISIIKEATLAIQTYLHRCKMGLEPGVNQLDIPENWWQWMMNYRVWEANRKVFLYPENYLDPSLRKIKSPIYKELEEELLQSEITQESVEKAYQNYFEKFTEIAQLKPAGGYRCTVENNSEAQDTLYLFGRTATEPYTYYYREFINPKAKNPTWKAWDKIDLVINSEYIKATYAFHKLFIFWVEVVQTKKTKQKGNNLEFETETETKASIKYSFQKFGKQWIQPQTLAKDIIIENYEKLNENLWRKVTALPIPANDSEPEKILTLFGDLFEEDESYSTQDENQGISLTIDLLQEKTNVNLQQLPSNAFPSRLPVISNSQLEVIATDNVLYDNYADYADDSTERNLMRQRQRKGLVGYWPMNEGSGNVIHDRAGHNNGTLEGNPQWKTANDFPGNPSINVLEFDGEDDYVKIANKSYFDIITDAITISIWIKVNSFTKKWQAIITKGDDSWRLHRSGNSNKLKFTIDGIGGVESIRDINDQKWHHVVGFYDGKKLKIYIDGELDNSTTESGTIPNNNYNVMIGENDKEKGRYFHGQIAEVSIWNVALSAEQLFNNIPSIPLITKNISKSHGSVSAIENQPGWFTFDNGDEAFLAIPQKANGFTQIDNSLKAVTQNGTITLSYDTSDDPSDSSSQSELKYTFTRLTTTTIRQLSQKMFIGGLDNLLTLDSQLTPELNFHRFSPTDFVIYPHSKRLDFNGSLGIYFWEIFFHIPFLVANTLNSNQRFEEAQKWYHYIFNPTSPKELVADKPTHEGSNDRFWHYLPFRGNILQKLQEYLTNDAAIKDYNDNPFDPHAIARLRIGAYEKAIVMKYIDNLLDWGDQLFAQDNRESINQATLLYFIAYDLLGEKPENLGKRRSPSPKTFQEIKEQYQSAENIPQFLIELENRVNDTTPRAITSAPFNDLNTYFCAPENEQFIAYWERVEDRLYKIRHSMSIEGIKRQLALFQAPIDPAQLVRAVAGGRTPLSVVSQLTPAVPNYRFDYMLERAKNITSTLIQLGSSLLSALEKKDAEELALLRSSHEQSILKLITTTKEKQIEEAKETLNSLNESLESTTHRYDYYHKLNDEGWSSGEIAGVTLMSSALASQSVATGLLFASSPAYGVPTIYGLANGGFEPGAVVRSQGEAAQNIAYVLNQSSGLADRIASYQRRDQEWEFQEKLAEIDVQQIEDQIEAQKIRQAIAEQELKIHNKSIDQAKEIKDFLKDKFTNKELYQWMVARLSILYFQTYKVALDMAMATQSAYQYELNKDDTYINFDYWDSLKKGLLAGESLMLGLTQLEKAYIEGNVRRFEIEKTISMLQLNPQAFQQLKETGKCEFELSEKLFDFDFPGHYARQIKTIAVSIPAVVGPYQNIKATLTQTSNKTLLQPNVNAVEYLLAGGDNPPDESILRSNWRRNQKIAISRGAMDNGLFELNFYWDTRYLPFEGTGAVSTWELSLPKATNRIDFDTISDVIITLSYTALDGGDKFRKDVTNLEPLQRYSEAYYFNLKQAFPGEWHTFMNSNTDTNSQKLTFPISSEIIPPHIENAKLTGIILKLDAPNVSSPLDFATITLGENPIINQNDNSINESVADNWFGDWVMNFDLNKVTDDLKKDGLLNPEIVKTIELILIYEGKIDYSGF